One Urocitellus parryii isolate mUroPar1 chromosome 9, mUroPar1.hap1, whole genome shotgun sequence DNA segment encodes these proteins:
- the Srcap gene encoding helicase SRCAP isoform X2: MQSSPSSAHPQLPVLHTQMVSDGMTGSNPVSPASSSSPASSGAGGISPQHIAQDSSLDGPPGPPDGATVPLEGLSLPQAADLANRGPKWEKSHAEIAEQAKHEAEIETRIAELRKEGFWSLKRLPKVPEPPRPKGHWDYLCEEMQWLSADFAQERRWKRGVARKVVRMVIRHHEEQRQKEERARREEQAKLRRIASTMAKDVRQFWSNVEKVVQFKQQSRLEEKRKKALDLHLDFIVGQTEKYSDLLSQSLNQPLASSKAGSSPCLGSSSAASSPPPAASRLDDEDGDFQPQEEEEEDDEETIEVEEQQEGNDAETQRREIELLRREGELPLEELLRSLPPQLLGGPSSPFQTPSSHDGDTRDGPEESVEEEPSQVLEVKPPPSSVTQRNKQPWHPDEDDEEFTANEDEAEDEEDTIAAEEQLEGDVDHAMELSELAREGELSMEELLQQYAGAYASDASAAGSGSSEEDDEDEDVEANSSDCELEGPTEAEEAPQEDSSSQSDSAEEQSEDEEDEHSEEEETGGSSESEESESDESEDAGSQSQTEQEEEEDDDFGVEYLLARDEEQSEADGGSGPPTPGPTTTLGPKKEITDIAAAAESLQPKGYTLATTQVKTPIPLLLRGQLREYQHIGLDWLVTMYEKKLNGILADEMGLGKTIQTISLLAHLACEKGNWGPHLIIVPTSVMLNWEMELKRWCPSFKILTYYGAQKERKLKRQGWTKPNAFHVCITSYKLVLQDHQAFRRKNWRYLILDEAQNIKNFKSQRWQSLLNFNSQRRLLLTGTPLQNSLMELWSLMHFLMPHVFQSHREFKEWFSNPLTGMIEGSQEYNEGLVKRLHKVLRPFLLRRVKVDVEKQMPKKYEHVIRCRLSKRQRCLYDDFMAQTTTKETLATGHFMSVINILMQLRKVCNHPNLFDPRPVTSPFITPGICFSTASLVLRATDVHPLQRIDMGRFDLIGLEGRVSRYEADTFLPRHRLSRRVLLEVATAPDPPPRPKPVKMKVNRMLQPVPKQEGRTVVVVNSPRTPLGPVPVRPPPGPEFSAQPPPGPTPPVLPAPLMMSASPAGPPLVPASRPPGPVLLPPLQPNSGPLPQVLPSPLGVLSGTSRPPTPTLSLKPAPPAPVRLSPVPPPGSSSLLKPLTVPPGYTFSPAAATTTSTTTATATTTSVPAPNPAPQRLILSPDMQARLPSGEVVSIGQLASLAQRPVASAGGSKPLTFQIQGNKLTLTGAQVRQLAVGQPRPLQMPPSMVNNTGVVKIVVRQAPRDGLTPVPPLAPAPRPASSGLQAALTPRPTLSPGRLSTPTLGTARAPIPAPTLVRPLLKLVHSPSPDVSASAPGAAPMTISSSLHVPSSLPGPASSPMPIPNSSPLASPVPSTVSVPLSSSLPISVPTTLPTSASTPLTIPISAPLPVSASGPALLTNVTPALAPVVSVSPGPPSLAPAGASPTASALTLGLATTPALSPPQTPGHPLLLAPTSSHVPGLNSSVAPACSPVLVPASALANPFSAAPNPAPAQASLLAPAPSASQALATTLAPMVAPQTAILGPPASSLAPLPVLAPSQTPVPVMAPTPTPGTPLVSSSLVPASPSVLASSSTQTMVPAPVPSPLSSLASTQTLALAPALASTLGGSSPSQTHSLGTGNLQGPFPAQTLSLTPASSLVPTPAQTLPLAPGTPLGSTQTLSLAPASPMGLAPAHTLTLAPATSSAPLLAPASVQTLTLSPAPVPLPTLGPAAAQTLALAPASTQAPASQASSLVVSASGAASLPVTMVNRLPVPKDEPDTLTLRSGPPSPPSTATSFSGPRPRRQPPPPPRSPFYLESLEEKRKRQRSERLERIFQLSEAHGALAPVYGTEVLDFCTLPQPVASPIGPRSPGPSHPTFWTYTEAAHRAVLFPQQRLDQLSEIIERFIFVMPPVEAPPPSLHACHPPPWLAPRQAAFQEQLACELWPRARPLHRIVCNMRTQFPDLRLIQYDCGKLQTLAALLRQLKAEGHRVLIFTQMTRMLDVLEQFLTYHGHLYLRLDGSTRVEQRQALMERFNADKRIFCFILSTRSGGVGVNLTGADTVVFYDSDWNPTMDAQAQDRCHRIGQTRDVHIYRLISERTVEENILKKANQKRMLGDMAIEGGNFTTAYFKQQTIRELFDMPLEEPSGSSVSSAPEEEEETVASKQTHILEQALCRAEDEEDIRAATQAKAEQVAELAEFNENDGFLAGEGEEAGRPGAEDEEMSRAEQEIAALVEQLTPIERYAMKFLEASLEEVSREELKQAEEQVEAARKDLDQAKEEVFRLPQEEEEGPGAGDEISCGTGGGSHRRSKKVKAPERPGTRVSERLRGARAETQGANHTPVTSTHHTRNTSTPPRCSPARERVPRPAPRPRPAPASAPAAIPAPVPAPVPAPVPAPVPAPVPVPVPVPVPVPVPVPVPISAPNPIAILPVHIMPSPPTPPQIPPSCSPACTPPPACTSPPPHTPPPTQTSLLTPSSPLLLGSPSVPISSPVTNLSLGLGPEAELRVQALASMESLELAGMTSSETSPLPLVPPKDLLPVSVEIMPVSEKNLPLIPSAPSPTLEADGIPNGQEQGVPSSAEGTILTVLPDGEELPSGLRESNGLELPPTATSDEPLQEPLEADRNLEELVEEVQTPTSSPEKPQELAAPEITAPSTSSSATSSPEGPSPARPPRRRTSADVEIRGQGAGRSGQPPGPKVLRKLPGRLITVVEEKELVRRRRQQRGTASTLIPGVSETSASPGSPSTRSLSGPESSPPTSGPCEAAPSSSLPTPTQPPFIARRHIELGMTGGGSPENGEGALLAITPPAVKRRRGRPPKKNRSPADPGRGVEEAPSSTSKGTTNGADPVPGAETLIVAEPVLEPQLIPGPQPLGPPPIHRPEPIILSPVEKRRRGRPPKARDLPIPGTMSSPGDGNLESRTQPLPLPPPLPPPLPLLSCPTATVANTVTTVTISTSPPKRKRGRPPKNPPSPRPSQLPVLDRDSSSVLESCGLGRRRQAQGLGESEGSSSDEDGSRPLTRLARLRLEAEGTRGRKSEGSMVVAVIQDDLDLVDSGPGGLELTPPVVSLAPKLRSTRLRPGSLVPPLETEKVPRKRAGAPVGGGPGLAKRSRLQPPSPLGPEGSVEESEAEASGEEEEGDGTPRRRPGPRRLVGTTNQGDQRILRSSAPPHLSGPTISHRGRKAKT; encoded by the exons ATGCAGAGCAGCCCCTCCTCTGCTCATCCTCAGCTCCCAGTCCTACATACACAG atgGTGTCGGACGGCATGACAGGCAGCAATCCTGTGTCCCCTGCCTCATCTAGTTCCCCAGCCTCTAGTGGGGCAGGCGGCATCTCCCCCCAGCACATAGCTCAAGATTCCTCTCTGGATGGACCTCCAGGCCCCCCAGATGGTGCCACAGTGCCCTTGGAGGGGCTCAGTTTACCACAGGCTGCTGACCTGGCTAACAGGGGCCCAAAGTGGGAGAAGAGCCATGCTGAAATCGCAGAGCAGGCCAAGCAT GAAGCTGAAATTGAGACTCGGATTGCTGAGCTGCGGAAAGAGGGTTTCTGGTCACTGAAGAGGTTGCCTAAGGTGCCAGAGCCCCCTCGGCCCAAGGGCCACTGGGACTACCTGTGTGAGGAGATGCAGTGGCTCTCTGCTGACTTTGCTCAGGAGCGCCGATGGAAAAGGGGTGTGGCCCGTAAG GTGGTGCGCATGGTGATCCGACACCACGAGGAGCAGCGGCAGAAAGAGGAACGGGCTCGGAGGGAAGAACAGGCAAAGTTGCGCCGAATTGCTTCCACTATGGCCAAGGATGTCAGACAGTTCTGGAGTAATGTGGAAAAG GTGGTGCAATTCAAGCAACAGTCCCGGCTTGAGGAAAAGCGCAAAAAAGCCTTGGACCTCCACCTGGACTTCATTGTGGGGCAAACTGAAAAGTACTCAGACCTTCTGTCTCAGAGCCTCAACCAACCACTAGCCTCCAGCAAAGCTGGCTCTTCCCCTTGCCTTGGCTCTTCCTCAGCTGCTTCCAGTCCTCCACCCGCTGCTTCCCGGCTGGATGATGAAG ATGGGGACTTCCAGccccaagaggaggaggaggaagatgatgaGGAAACCATTGAGGTTGAAGAACAACAGGAAGGCAATGATGCAGAGACCCAGAGGCGTGAGATTGAGCTGCTTCGACGTGAGGGAGAACTGCCCCTGGAAGAGCTGCTCCGTTCTCTCCCCCCTCAACTGTTGGGAGGGCCTTCTAGCCCCTTTCAAACCCCTTCCTCTCATGATGGTGACACACGAGATGGGCCTGAAGAAAGTGTTGAAGAAGAACCTTCTCAGGTGTTGGAG GTGAAGCCCCCACCTTCCTCTGTCACACAGCGCAACAAACAACCTTGGCATCCAGATGAAGATGATGAAGAGTTTACTGCCAATGAAGATGAAG CGGAGGATGAAGAGGATACTATAGCAGCTGAGGAGCAGTTGGAAGGGGATGTGGATCATGCCATGGAACTGAGCGAGTTGGCTCGAGAAG GTGAGCTATCTATGGAGGAACTGTTGCAGCAGTATGCAGGAGCCTATGCCTCTGATGCCTCTGCTGCAGGCTCTGGGAGTAGtgaagaagatgatgaagatGAGGATGTTGAGGCTAACAGCTCTGATTGTGAACTAGAGGGTCCCACAGAAGCTGAAGAAGCTCCTCAAGAGGATAGTAGCAGTCAGTCAG ACTCTGCTGAGGAGCAGAGTGAGGATGAGGAAGATGAGCATTCGGAGGAAGAAGAGACAGGTGGGAGTTCAGAATCAGAGGAATCTGAATCTGATGAGTCTGAAGATGCTGGATCACAAAGccaaacagaacaagaagaggaggaagatgatgaTTTTGGGGTTGAGTACTTGCTTGCCCGTGATGAAGAGCAGAGTGAGGCAGATGGAGGCAGTGGGCCTCCTACCCCGGGGCCCACTACTACTCTGGGCCCTAAGAAAGAAATTACTGACATTGCTGCAGCAGCTGAAAGTCTACAGCCCAAGGGTTACACCTTGGCCACTACCCAG GTAAAGACACCTATTCCCCTGCTCCTACGGGGCCAACTCCGGGAGTACCAACACATTGGGCTTGACTGGTTGGTTACTATGTATGAGAAGAAGCTTAATGGCATTCTTGCAGATGAGATGGGACTGGGGAAGACAATCCAGACCATCTCCCTGCTTGCCCACTTGGCCTGTGAAAAAG GTAACTGGGGTCCCCACTTAATCATTGTTCCTACCAGCGTGATGTTGAACTGGGAGATGGAGTTGAAACGTTGGTGCCCCAGCTTTAAAATCCTTACTTACTATGGAGCCCAGAAAGAGAGGAAGCTTAAGCGGCAG GGCTGGACCAAGCCCAATGCCTTCCATGTGTGTATCACATCTTACAAGCTGGTGCTGCAGGACCACCAGGCCTTCCGCCGCAAGAACTGGCGCTATCTCATTCTGGATGAAGCTCAAAATATCAAGAACTTCAAGTCCCAACGCTGGCAGTCATTGCTAAATTTTAATAG CCAGAGGCGCCTTCTCCTTACAGGAACTCCCTTGCAGAATAGTCTCATGGAGCTGTGGTCCTTGATGCACTTTTTGATGCCCCATGTCTTCCAGTCTCATCGTGAATTCAAGGAATGGTTCTCTAACCCCCTAACTGGCATGATTGAGGGCAGCCAAGAGTATAATGAAGGATTAGTCAAACGCCTCCACAAG GTTTTACGACCTTTCTTGCTGCGCCGAGTTAAGGTGGATGTCGAGAAGCAGATGCCCAAAAAGTATGAGCATGTTATCCGCTGCCGACTCTCCAAACGTCAGCGCTGTCTTTATGATGACTTCATGGCACAGACCAC aACTAAGGAGACACTAGCCACAGGCCATTTCATGAGCGTCATCAACATTTTGATGCAGCTGCGAAAAGTCTGCAATCATCCAAATCTATTTGACCCTCGACCTGTTACCTCTCCCTTCATCACCCCAGGTATCTGCTTCAGCACCGCCTCTCTGGTGCTAAGGGCCACTGATGTCCATCCGCTCCAG CGGATAGATATGGGTCGGTTTGACCTTATTGGCCTGGAGGGTCGTGTTTCTCGATATGAAGCTGATACATTTCTGCCCCGGCACCGCCTCTCTCGCCGAGTACTACTAGAGGTGGCCACTGCTCCTGACCCTCCTCCCCGGCCCAAGCCAGTCAAGATGAAGGTCAACAG GATGCTGCAGCCAGTGCCCAAGCAAGAAGGCCGCACGGTGGTGGTGGTGAACAGCCCACGGACGCCCCTTGGCCCTGTCCCAGTCCGACCCCCTCCAGGCCCTGAGTTCTCAGCCCAGCCTCCCCCTGGCCCAACCCCCCCAGTACTGCCAGCACCACTGATGATGTCAGCCTCACCTGCTGGACCCCCGCTTGTTCCTGCATCCCGACCCCCTGGACCTGTTCTTTTGCCTCCCCTGCAGCCAAACAGTGGTCCTCTCCCCCAGG TTTTGCCATCCCCCTTGGGAGTCCTGAGTGGGACCTCACGGCCTCCCACACCAACCCTGTCCCTGAAGCCGGCCCCACCTGCCCCAGTTCGTCTGAGCCCCGTCCCgcccccaggctcctccagccTGTTGAAGCCCCTTACAGTGCCGCCAGGCTATACCTTCTCTCCTGCTGCTGCAACAACCACCTCTACCACTACGGCGACTGCTACCACCACATCAGTGCCAGCTCCAAATCCTGCACCACAGCGCCTGATCCTGTCTCCTGATATGCAGGCCCGTCTGCCCT CAGGTGAAGTTGTCAGCATTGGGCAGTTGGCTTCACTGGCACAACGTCCAGTGGCAAGTGCTGGGGGAAGCAAACCTCTCACCTTCCAAATCCAGGGCAACAAGCTCACTTTGACTGGTGCCCAGGTGCGCCAGCTTGCTGTGGGGCAGCCCCGCCCGCTGCAAA TGCCACCATCCATGGTGAATAACACAGGCGTGGTGAAGATCGTAGTGAGACAGGCCCCTAGGGATGGACTGACTCCTGTTCCACCACTGGCACCAGCACCCAGGCCTGCGAGTTCTGGGCTTCAAGCTGCATTGACTCCACGCCCCACATTAAGCCCTGGTCGGCTATCCACACCTACCCTGGGTACTGCCCGGGCCCCCATACCTGCGCCCACTCTGGTGAGGCCCCTTCTCAAGCTGGTCCACAGTCCTTCGCCTGATGTCAGTG CTTCAGCACCCGGAGCTGCTCCCATGAccatctcttcttctcttcatgtGCCATCCTCACTTCCTGGGCCAGCCTCTTCTCCAATGCCAATTCCCAACTCCTCTCCCCTAGCTAGTCCTGTGCCCTCTACAGTTTCAGTTCCACTGTCATCTTCACTCCCCATCTCTGTTCCTACCACGCTTCCCACCTCAGCGTCAACTCCACTAACCATCCCCATTTCAGCCCCCTTGCCTGTTTCGGCTTCAGGCCCAGCTCTCCTGACCAATGTGACTCCAGCACTGGCACCCGTTGTTTCAGTGTCTCCTGGACCTCCCTCTTTGGCACCAGCTGGGGCTTCCCCAACAGCATCAGCCTTGACTCTAGGTTtggctacaactccagccctgtcccCACCTCAGACACCTGGTCACCCTTTGTTGTTGGCTCCCACCTCTTCACATGTTCCAGGGTTAAACTCATCCGTGGCCCCAGCATGTTCCCCTGTCCTGGTGCCAGCTTCAGCTCTGGCCAATCCCTTTTCGGCTGCGCCAAATCCAGCTCCTGCTCAGGCTTCCCTTCTGGCTCCAGCACCTTCTGCATCTCAGGCTTTAGCCACCACTCTGGCTCCTATGGTGGCTCCACAGACAGCAATCCTGGGTCCTCCAGCTTCTTCTCTGGCTCCTCTTCCAGTCCTGGCTCCATCGCAGACTCCAGTTCCAGTTATGGCTCCAACACCAACACCAGGAACCCCATTAGTCTCATCCTCACTGGTGCCAGCTTCACCTTCTGTGTTGGCTTCATCATCAACTCAAACTATGGTACCAGCCCCCGTTCCATCACCTCTCTCAAGCCTGGCTTCTACACAGACACTGGCTCTAGCCCCAGCTTTAGCATCCACTTTGGGTGGCTCGTCTCCATCTCAGACACACTCTTTAGGAACAGGGAACCTTCAAGGGCCCTTTCCAGCCCAGACATTATCATTGACTCCAGCATCATCCCTGGTACCTACTCCAGCCCAGACACTGCCTTTGGCACCAGgaacaccactgggttcaactcAGACGTTGTCTCTGGCTCCAGCTTCTCCGATGGGCTTGGCCCCAGCCCACACGCTGACTTTGGCTCCAGCAACATCATCTGCTCCACTCCTGGCCCCAGCTTCAGTGCAGACACTGACTTTGAGCCCTGCCCCAGTTCCTTTGCCCACCCTGGGTCCAGCTGCAGCTCAGACCCTGGCGCTGGCCCCAGCCTCAACACAGGCCCCAGCTTCCCAGGCATCTTCCCTTGTGGTTTCGGCATCTGGTGCCGCTTCCTTGCCTGTCACCATGGTAAACCGGCTGCCTGTTCCCAAGGATGAGCCTGACACACTGACATTACGCTCTGGTCCCCCCAGTCCTCCCTCCACTGCTACCTCGTTCAGTGGCCCCCGACCTCGACGTCAGCCCCCCCCACCACCTCGTTCCCCTTTCTATCTG GAGTCTCTGGAGGAAAAGCGGAAGCGGCAGAGGTCTGAACGCCTGGAACGGATTttccaacttagtgaggctcatGGGGCCCTGGCACCTGTGTATGGGACTGAAGTCCTGGATTTCTGTACCCTGCCCCAACCTGTTGCCAGCCCCATCGGCCCTCGTTCTCCTGGCCCCAGCCACCCCACCTTTTGGACTTATACCGAGGCTGCCCACCGGGCTGTACTGTTTCCCCAGCAGCGACTAGACCAGCTGTCAGAAATCATTGAGAG GTTCATCTTTGTCATGCCTCCTGTGGAGGCACCTCCCCCTTCCCTGCATGCCTGCCACCCACCTCCTTGGCTGGCTCCTCGGCAGGCAGCCTTCCAGGAGCAATTGGCCTGTGAGCTCTGGCCCCGGGCTCGTCCTTTGCACCGCATTGTATGTAACATGCGCACCCAGTTCCCTGACTTGAGACTCATCCAGTATGATTGCG GAAAGTTGCAAACCTTGGCAGCACTGTTGCGGCAGCTCAAGGCAGAGGGCCACCGGGTACTCATCTTCACCCAGATGACCCGAATGCTGGATGTTTTAGAGCAGTTTCTCACCTACCATGGCCACCTCTACTTGCGTCTGGATGGGTCTACTAGAGTTGAACAGAGACAG GCCTTGATGGAACGGTTCAATGCAGACAAACGCATATTCTGCTTCATCCTTTCGACTCGAAGTGGGGGTGTGGGCGTGAACCTGACAGGAGCAGACACTGTTGTTTTTTATGACAGCGACTGGAATCCCACCATGGATGCTCAGGCCCAGGATCGTTGTCATCGGATTGGCCAGACTCGAGATGTCCACATCTATAG ACTTATCAGTGAACGGACAGTAGAAGAAAACATCCTAAAAAAGGCAAATCAGAAGAGAATGTTGGGAGACATGGCCATTGAGGGAGGCAACTTCACAACAGCCTATTTTAAACAG CAGACCATCCGAGAGCTGTTTGATATGCCTCTAGAGGAGCCATCTGGCTCATCTGTATCCTCTGCCCccgaggaggaagaggagactgTGGCCAGCAAGCAAACCCATATTCTGGAGCAG GCATTGTGTCGGGCTGAGGATGAAGAGGATATCCGTGCTGCCACCCAGGCCAAGGCTGAACAAGTGGCTGAACTTGCAGAATTTAATGAGAATGATGGTTTTCTTGCTGGTGAGGGAGAGGAGGCTGGTCGGCCTGGGGCTGAGGATGAGGAGAtgtccagggctgagcaggaGATTGCTGCCCTTGTAGAACAG CTGACCCCCATTGAGCGTTATGCCATGAAATTTCTGGAGGCCTCGCTTGAGGAAGTGAGCCGAGAGGAGCTTAAGCAGGCAGAA GAACAAGTGGAAGCTGCCCGCAAAGACCTGGACCAAGCCAAGGAAGAGGTGTTTCGCTTACcccaagaagaggaggaggggccaggggctggggatgagatTTCCTGTGGGACTGGTGGAGGCAGCCACCGGCGCAGTAAGAAGGTCAAGGCCCCTGAGAGGCCAGGGACTCGTGTCAGTGAGCGTCTTCGAGGAGCTCGGGCTGAAACTCAAGGGGCAAACCACACTCCTGTCACATCCACCCATCATACCCGCAATACCTCCACACCCCCCCGCTGCAGCCCTGCCAGGGAGCGAGTTCCCAGGCCAGCACCTAGGCCTCGACCTGCTCCAGCTTCAGCTCCTGCTGCAATTCCTGCCCCAGTCCCTGCCCCAGTCCCTGCCCCAGTCCCTGCCCCAGTCCCTGCCCCAGTCCCTGTCCCAGTCCCTGTCCCAGTCCCTGTCCCAGTCCCCGTCCCAGTCCCCATTTCAGCCCCTAATCCAATAGCCATTCTTCCTGTCCATATCATGCCTTCTCCCCCAACTCCTCCACAGATTCCTCCCTCTTGTTCCCCTGCCTGTACCCCTCCTCCTGCTTGCACCTCTCCTCCACCTCATACCCCACCACCCACCCAAACCTCTCTTTTaactccttcctctcctctcctgcttgGTTCACCTTCTGTGCCCATCTCTTCCCCGGTCACCAACCTTTCTTTGGGCTTGGGGCCTGAGGCAGAACTCCGTGTACAAGCATTAGCATCTATGGAGTCCCTGGAGCTGGCTGGCATGACCAGTTCTGAGACCTCCCCGCTTCCTCTTGTACCCCCTAAGGATCTGTTGCCAGTTTCTGTTGAGATCATGCCCGTATCTGAGAAGAACCTTCCTCTCATCCCTTCTGCACCTAGCCCAACCTTGGAGGCTGACGGCATCCCCAATGGTCAAGAGCAGGGGGTACCATCGTCTGCTGAGGGGACCATCCTTACAGTGCTGCCTGATGGTGAGGAGTTGCCCTCGGGTCTGAGAGAGAGCAATGGGCTGGAGCTCCCACCTACAGCAACATCTGATGAGCCACTTCAGGAGCCATTGGAGGCTGACAGGAACTTGGAAGAACTGGTAGAAGAAGTTCAGACCCCAACCTCAAGCCCAGAGAAGCCACAAGAACTTGCTGCACCTGAGATCACAGCCCCATCAACCTCATCTTCAGCCACCTCCTCTCCTGAGGGTCCTTCACCTGCCCGGCCCCCTCGTCGTCGCACCAGTGCTGATGTAGAAATTAGGGGTCAGGGGGCCGGTCGTTCAGGGCAACCTCCAGGCCCCAAAGTGCTTCGCAAGCTGCCAGGACGGCTAATAACTGTGGTGGAAGAAAAGGAACTTGTGAGGCGAAGGCGACAGCAGCGGGGAACTGCCAGCACCCTAATACCTGGGGTCTCTGAGACTAGTGCCAGCCCAGGAAGCCCATCTACCCGCAGCTTGTCAGGGCCAGAATCCTCACCTCCCACCAGTGGGCCCTGTGAAGCTGCTCCCTCATCGTCACTGCCTACGCCAACCCAGCCACCCTTCATAGCTCGTCGTCACATTGAGCTGGGAATGACTGGTGGGGGCAGCCCAGAGAATGGAGAAGGGGCACTGCTTGCTATCACTCCACCTGCTGTGAAACGTCGGAGGGGAAGGCCCCCCAAGAAGAACAGGTCTCCAGCAGATCCTGGGAGAGGGGTGGAGGAGGCACCCTCATCCACCTCTAAGGGAACAACCAATGGGGCTGACCCAGTTCCTGGAGCTGAGACCCTAATTGTTGCGGAGCCTGTCTTGGAGCCTCAGCTTATTCCTGGGCCCCAGCCTCTTGGACCCCCACCAATTCACAGACCAGAGCCCATCATCCTGTCACCTGTGGAGAAAAGAAGGCGTGGGCGGCCCCCTAAGGCACGGGATTTGCCCATCCCTGGGACTATGTCCTCTCCAGGGGATGGCAATTTAGAGAGCCGGACACAGCCActcccactaccaccaccattgCCACCACCCCTACCACTTTTATCCTGTCCCACTGCTACTGTCGCCAACACTGTCACCACCGTCACCATTTCAACATCCCCACCCAAGCGAAAGCGGGGCCGACCTCCCAAGAATCCACCATCACCTCGGCCCAGCCAGCTTCCTGTTTTGGACCGTGACAGCTCTTCGGTCCTTGAGAGCTGTGGATTAGGGAGGCGTCGGCAAGCCCAGGGCCTCGGGGAGAGTGAGGGTAGTTCTTCTGATGAGGATGGAAGCCGCCCCCTTACCCGCCTGGCCCGCCTGCGGCTGGAAGCTGAGGGAACCCGGGGACGGAAAAGTGAAGGGTCCATGGTGGTGGCTGTAATTCAGGATGACCTGGATTTAGTAGATAGTGGGCCAGGCGGATTAGAATTGACACCTCCTGTGGTTTCATTAGCCCCAAAACTGCGCTCAACCCGGCTACGTCCAGGGTCTCTAGTTCCCCCACTAGAGACTGAGAAGGTGCCTCGCAAACGGGCGGGGGCCCCAGTTGGTGGGGGTCCTGGGCTGGCAAAGCGGAGCCGTCTACAGCCTCCAAGTCCCCTGGGGCCTGAGGGTTCAGTAGAGGAGTCTGAGGCTGAAGCCTCAggtgaggaggaagaaggggatggGACCCCACGGCGCCGGCCTGGCCCCCGCAGGCTTGTTGGAACCACCAACCAAGGGGACCAGCGCATCCTGCGCAGCAGTGCCCCTCCCCACCTGTCTGGCCCTACCATTAGTCACAGAGGCCGAAAGGCCAAGACGTGA